The following coding sequences are from one Delphinus delphis chromosome 17, mDelDel1.2, whole genome shotgun sequence window:
- the C17H8orf90 gene encoding uncharacterized protein C8orf90 homolog, translated as MASPGAQAADMASPGSGDPSLAGLPPRPVATPGPAATPEPPFPDIYCGDAQLWEAHFRGIGRAYCALGKEDDFAIRVLTEDFTLPFPFAWPPGPDPARGPLFYDPHDRTGFDFLLGGPDAPPPALLRPLHNTAQAAVRKRRLEQLALSYARTGGGPRPGLAPLLPAPTAGSALPGPVGPKAASPGGGAPRLG; from the exons ATGGCTTCCCCCGGTGCCCAGGCTGCTGACATGGCTTCCCCCGGTTCCGGGGACCCCAGCCTGGCAGGTCTGCCCCCTCGTCCTGTAGCCACTCCAG GTCCCGCCGCGACCCCGGAGCCCCCGTTCCCGGACATCTACTGCGGGGATGCACAGCTCTGGGAGGCACACTTCCGCGGCATCGGGCGCGCCTACTGTGCGCTGGGCAAGGAGGACGACTTCGCCATCCGCGTGCTCACGGAGGACTTCACGCTGCCTTTTCCTTTCGCCTGGCCACCGGGGCCCGACCCGGCCCGCGGGCCGCTCTTCTACGACCCGCACGACCGCACGGGCTTCGACTTCCTGCTGGGGGGCCCCGACGCGCCGCCCCCGGCGCTGCTGCGGCCCCTGCACAACACGGCGCAGGCGGCGGTGCGCAAGCGGCGCCTGGAGCAGCTGGCGCTGAGCTATGCGCGCACGGGTGGCGGACCCCGGCCGGGCCTCGCGCCGCTCCTGCCCGCGCCCACCGCCGGCAGCGCCTTGCCGGGGCCCGTGGGGCCTAAGGCCGCCTCCCCCGGCGGGGGTGCCCCCAGGCTGGGTTAG